In Gossypium hirsutum isolate 1008001.06 chromosome A10, Gossypium_hirsutum_v2.1, whole genome shotgun sequence, the DNA window CTGAGATTCGTAGAGTTCATCTTGGTATTGCAGTTTTGAGGATCCTTGCTTTGGGAATCAAGAATATTCAGActtttgattttgttgatgcaCCTAGTTCTAAAGCCATTGATTCAGCAACTAGGAATCTTATTCAGTTGGGAGCCATTGTGGAAAAGAATGGTGTTTTTGAATTAACTGATGAAGGACGGTACTTGGTAAAATTGGGGATTGAGCCTCGTCTTGGTAAATTGATTATCAGTTGCTTTCATTGTGGCCTGCGTAGGGAAGGCCTTGTTCTTGCTGCTGTTATGGCAAATGCCAGTAGCATATTTTGCAGGGTGGGAAATGATGATGATAAAGTCAAAGCTGATTGTCTTAAGGTGCAATTTTGCCACCAAAATGGTGATCTCTTTACTCTGCTCTCTGTGTACAAGGAATGGGAAGCTCTCCCTTCTGACAGGAAAAATAAATGGTGCTGGGAAAACAGCATAAATGCTAAATCAATGCGCAGATGCCAAGATACCGTAACTGAATTAGAAATTTGCCTAAAAAAGGAACTTGCTGTTATTATTCCAAGTTACTTAATATGGGATCCTCATAAGTCTACTGAGCGTGATAAAACATTAAAGGCGATTATACTTTCCTCCCTGGCTGAAAATGTAGCCATGTATTGCGGACATGATCAACTTGGTTATGAAGTGGCATTAACCGGACAATATGTTCAGCTGCATCCTTCATGTTCGTTGCTGATATTTGGTCAGAAGCCAAGTTGGGTTGTTTTCAGTGAACTCTTATCTGTAACTAAGCAGTATTTGGTCTGTGTAACCACTTTCGATTATGAATCTTTGGCCACTCTGGACCCACCTCCCTTGTTTGATGCCTCTCAGATGGAAAGCCGGAAGTTGCAAGTGAAGGCATTGACTGGTTTTGGTAATactctattaaaaaaattctgTGGGAAATCCAATCATAATATTCGATCTCTTTCATCACGGATTAAGACTATTTGTAAGGATGAACGGATTGGAGTTGAAGTTAATGTTGACCAGAATGAGATTTTGCTGTTTGCCTCATCAGTGGACATGCAGAAGGTTCTGGATTTTGTAACTGATGTGCTGGAATGTGAAAAGAAATGGTTGCATAATGAATGTATGGAGAAACCTTTGTTTCATGGGCGGAGTGCCTCACCATCTATGGCACTTTTTGGAGCAGGAGCTGAGATTAAGCATCTTGAAGTTGATAAAAGATATTTGGCTGTGGACGTTTTCCATTCCAATCTTAATGCCATCGATGATAAGGAGCTGTTGATGTTCTTCGAGAAACATTCGAATGGTGGTATTTGTTCTGTCCATAAATCCCAAGCCAATGGACAGGAAATTGACGACaaggaaaaatggggcaagatAATATTCCTGACTCCTGATGCAGCCAGAAAAGCTTCTGAGCTGGATGGGGTTGACTTTTCCGGCTCTGCATTGAAGGTTCTTCCTTCACAGACATCCTTTGGGGGTGATCATAAGATGTTCTCTTTCCCTCCTGTCAAAGCAAAACTTTCGTGGCCTCGTAGGCTCAGTAAAGGGATTGGAATAGTTAAATGTGACCGGCTTGATGTTCAGAACATTTTGTATGATTTCTCAAGTCGTCTGGTAATAGCAGGAAAATATGTTAATTGTGAAGTTAGCAGGAAATGTGATGATTCTGTTCTTATATATGGAATTGATAAAGAGCTTTCTGAAGCTGAAGTTAGGGATATACTGCATTCAGCAACAGAACGGGAAATCCATGATTTTTTTCTCGTGAGAGGAGATGCTGTCGAAAATCCAACATGTGGTGCTTGTGAAGAGGCACTCTGGAGGGAAATATCCCCCTTTATGCCTAAAGGAAATCCTTATACAAACTGTTGTTGGGTTCAGGTTTTTGAGCCTGAACCAAAGGAGACTTTCATGAAAGCATTGATCACATTTGATGGAAGATTACATTTGGAGGCTGCAAAAGCTTTAGAACAGCTAGAGGGTAAAGTTTTACCTGGATGTCTTTCATGGCAGAAGATAAGATGCCAGCAACTGTTTCATAGTTCTATATCCTGCTCCTCCTTTGTCTATGCCGTTATAAAGAAGCAGCTCGATTCTTTGCTAGCGAGCTTCAGACATGTAAAAGGTACTTGAACTAGCATAGCACTATTCTTAGTTTTCTGTTTCCATTGCTACATCCTTTGTGCATGTTCATACAGTCTTGCATGCTTTGTTACTCCAACTCCCCATTTTTAAGTATCTGTGTCCGAAACTCTTTTTAATATGTAGATATAACCTCCaaggatcctccaaatacatgCAGAAAATGTAAAGATCTGGCCATACTCACATCTCTAGCACTTGCGCCCAAGTCTGGGTTAACATAGTATGAATGCCTCTGCTTGTAAATGAATTGCTTGTTTTGCATCTAATTTCCTATTATATCAGTTGTTTTTCCTTCCATTTCTTTCCAGTTATATCAATTGTGCTTTGGGTTTCAAACCTGTAACACTTGATTGACATCACCTTTTAGGATAGGATGTTAATGCAGTTATGCTGGTTCTAAACTATTTTAAACTGCACTTAGTTTTGCACCAGCTGGGTAATAGAAAAAACTGATTACGAGGATAACTTTagcatgtaaaatataaaaaaaatatcctCAAAAAAATGATGATAAAGTTATTTCTCCAAGCTGTTTTATTGATATTGAAAATGGTTATGGAATTTAGATGTTTTCTTCTGAAATTGCCAATACATCATTTACAGGTGCAGATTGCTTCCTGGAGACAAATGAAAATGGTTCCTGTCGGGTGAGAATATCTGCCAATGCCACCAAAACCGTGGCAGAGTTGCGACGGCCGTTGGAAGAGCTAATGAATGGTAGGACCGTGAAACATGCCAGCCTCACTCCTTCCATACTGCAGCACCTCATCTCTAGAGATGGCATCAATCTAATGAGATCTTTGCAACGAGAGACAAGAACTTACATACTTTTTAACCGGCATAGTTTGAATATAAGAATCTTTGGCTCGCGAGATGATGCTGCAGTAGCCCAGCAAAAATTGATGCAATCCCTTTTGTCCTACCACGAAAGCAAGCAGCTTGAGGTCCGACTTCGTGGTCGGGGCCTGCCTCCTGATATGATGAAGGAAGTGGTTAAGAAATTTGGGCCAGACCTTCATGGGCTCAAAGAGAAGATACCTGGGGctgaatttacacttaacacccGACATCATATTATTTCGATTTGCGGTAACAAAGAGATGAAGCAAAAGGTAGAAGAAATCGTGCTCCAGATTGCAGAGGCAGGCAGAGATTTAGCTGTGAGATCTGATAGTGAAGTCAGCTGCCCCATTTGCTTATGTGAAGTAGAAGATGGCTACCGGCTCGAAGGATGTTCACATTTCTTTTGTCGTTCATGTTTGCTGAAGCAATGCGAGTCCGCCATTAAAAACTTGGATAGTTTTCCATTATGCTGTGCTCAGCAAGGTTGTAAAGCTCCCATTTTGCTTACTGATTTAAAGTCTCTGTTGTCAACTGAGAAGTTAGAGGAACTCTTTAGAGCTTCATTGGGTGCATTTGTTGTGTCCAGTGGGGGTGCCTATCGGTTTTGCCCTTCTCCTGATTGCCCCTCTGTTTATCGTGTTGCTGGTCCTGAGACTTTCGGCGAGCCATTTGTCTGTGGAGCATGTTATGCCGAGACCTGTACCAGGTGTCATCTGGAATATCATCCATATCTGTCATGTGAGAAGTACCGAGAGTTCAAGGAAGATCCCGATTTGTCTTTGAAAGAGTGGTGCAAAGGAAAAGAGCAGGTGAAAACTTGCCCTGTATGTGGATATACAATCGAGAAGATCGATGGGTGTAACCATGTCGAATGTAAGTGCGGGAGGCATGTTTGCTGGGTTTGTTTAGAGTTCTTTAGTAGCAGTGATGATTGTTATGGCCATTTGAGAGCTGTTCACATGGCCATCATctagttttatattatttcttaCATTTTGACAATAATTCATGCAAGTAGAGCGTCATgaatgtgtgtgtgtatatatatagggTTTTATGCATATGCATCTTTGAATTTCTTAACAGGTCCGAGGTGGTCGCTGATATCAGCTCTTGTGAATGATTTTAAACATCTCTGGTTAGAGATGCTATTTAAACATTGCATTGTACAGTTCTTAAACAGATGGAAAAGCTATCGAATAGAAATTATCTGGTTATCCAGAATTTATGCTCTTTTTTTTCTGATGACTGATGGAGCTAGGAACTGTTTCGGTCACATTCTTTTACGCCTTCAAATCAATGGAACCGACCAAACGTTCCTATTAAACTTGTGGTCTTTTTTCACTTGGAAGGAAATGCTAATTTAGGGtttatttgtttcattaaaaataatttttgaaaaatgatttctaaaaaataaattagttttttgaaaaaaaactattattttgttatgtttggttaattttgcatacaatattttttattgttttgtaaaattttttaaaatcattttttaaaaattactctCACTAAAACAAACACACTATTAAATTGAAaagtcttcttttttttttgtattaaattgaaaagaggctttttttcattttttaatctaGAAAACTAAGCTTGGTCTTAATTAGACCAATAAACATTAATTCAAAAATGCTCTGTTTTAATAGAACTCATACATAGTATAGCATGTATTAGTTTTAATAGATATTTAACAGTTAATTGTTGTGAGAATAACCACACAATTTCAAAGAATCACACGGCCTTAACAATTGACATGCACTGATAAATGGCATGGCATTATACACCAGAGCCTGTACAAAAATGAACTATACCAAACACactaatttatactattaattgcCTTGCTAAGTATACAAATAATAGAATTAGTGCCACAAAATAGATTTGACATTGAAAACAAACACTATAGTCCTAGACCAATTCAGTCATGAAAAACTCAAACCCTAAAAGAACAAGCAAATTTCGAATACAATAACCATGCTAAGAACATACAGTCTCGATCAATGACAACTTTTGCAAGTCTTTGCTTCACTGAACACATTGATGAAGCCTAAAAATCTTTCATCTGCTAAGCAAGAGGTAAGAGCAAATCAACAATTACCACCAAGAAAAAATCTTCATAAAAAGTAAGCAGAGATCAAGGCCAACATCCAACAAGAAACACAATACTAACACATTGAACAAGTGCATATGCTTCTTTCATTTCCTTATTCCATTAATAGAATCATGATGGACTAAATTTTTTCCAATTTTGTAAACAGGAGAATCCAACTCAAGATATATATAGATAATACATGCAACAATATAAACCTGTAAAAACTTGACAGCAAAATATTAAAAAGGCCTTTCATGAAGCTGCTTACAACACATTTCCATGCATGCTATGTCCCTGCTCCTTTTATTGCCCATCCATGGATGATTCAAAGTGCACTGTccgatgaaaaaaaaaacaaaaaaatatttgcCAACTCATGTCCATCAATTATGTCACCAttattggataattttttttcttcttttctacaTTTCAAGCAAGTAGAAACAAAGCTTCTTTTTTGTGTTCGGAGCTAGGGATTACGTTAAGAGAATCCTCTTAGTGCATATTAGCTGGCTTTTGGCACGCGAGAGTCCTCTTGGTTCCTTGTTGTTTCTTCTTGATTTTGGGGGGTGGCttgattttcttcattttcttgttgattttgtGTTTGTTGCTTCTTAGCTTTGATTTTGTGTTATGTCTCTTCACAAGCTTTGGATTGGAGGAAACTTTTTTATTCGTCTTCTGAGCAAAGCTTGGAGTTTTTTCCACCAAAAGTCCATGGTGATTTTATTACTGTCAAACCTCCGACTAAGGTGTTTGATGAAGGGATTCGAAGGTGGTAGCACTCGTTAGTGGCTCAATTTCTTGGGCGGCCTCCCAATTTTGGTTCTTTACAGAAGTTGGTTGATATGCTTTGGAGTAAACAAAGGCCTGTTGAAGTCAAGACGGTAGgtgaaaatttgtttatttttcaattttcttcttcaattgcTCGAGATTGGATTCTAGATCACAGCTTTGTAACAACGTCTTGCTTATGTGAAGGTGTGTGTTGAAATTTCTGTTGATTTTGAACTCCCTCATTTTATTAATGTTGAATTGTGTGATTGTTCATTTGTTTCTATTGGAGTTAAAGTACTATGGTTGCTGATGCGTTGTTTACCGTGTCGATCTTTCATTCATTCTGGTAAGCACTGTTTTAAGAAGAATGAGGTGAAAGTTTGGAAGGCTAAGCAAGATGGTGCAGGCACAGGTCAAATTTCTATTCCTGAAAAATCTAGTGCAGTTCGAAATAAGTGTGCTTCTAATGGTGGTCCAGCTTTGACTTCAACTTCTGAAGTCTTCTCTAAGGATAAAGCCATGGTTTTGGATCCTTCCCCTACTTTTAAACTGAAGTATGTGTGTCTTACAAGATCTAGTAATAAATTTGAGGTTTTAAGTGTTGAGCTTGAGAATTCTAATGATACCGTTGCTAGTGATATTGATGCTGAGCAAGATGTTGTTGATGATGATAATGAAACTGAATAGCTTGAGTTTTCTCCTTGGAAGCCTAAGTTGGCCTTGTTGGCAGTAGCTCCTCTTGTGAGATCTTTGATGGCTACAAAGCAAGAGAACATTGACAAATGTAAGAAGAAGATAAATAATCCTTCTGCTAAAGGGCAAGAAAAAGGAGGTGGTAAGGGAGGTTCACATTGTCCTTGTGTTCCATGATTATTCTCTTTTGGAATATTAAGGGGTTTAATAATCTGCTAAAGTAAAAACTTGTAGTTGGTAGGTTAGCTAGATTGAAAATTGATGTTTTTTGGAAACTATAGTTAAGTGTAATAATGCTTCGATTATTTTAGAGAAGTATTTTCAGGGGTGAACTTTGTTTGCAATTATGATCATGTTGTTAATGGCTGAATTTGACTTATTTGGAAGAGTGTTTGTATTATGGATATGTTGTATGTCTTTGGTCAATGTATTACATATAGTGTGCAAGTGCAACATTAAAAAGTCTTCTTTTCAACTGTTTATGTTTGTAATGATGGTATTTCTCGTCGAAAGCTATGTTCTCACTTGTGTTCTATGAGTGACCAAGTTGGTGATACTCCATTGTTGTTGGGTGGTGACTTTAATGTCACGCTTTCGCCTGAGGAGAGTTCTTCTTTTGATAGTTCTCAGTCTTTTACTGTTGATATAAAAGATTTCCAAGCTTTGGTGAGGGAGATTGAAGTCTTTGATCATACTTATTTTGGTCCTAATTTCACTTAGTCTAATCATCAATTGGATAGGTTGATTGCGAAGAAGCTTAATAGAGTTCTTGTTAATGTAGCTTGGTTACAGTTTCTGCCTCATTCATGGCTTGAGATTGTTGCTCCTGGTTGCTCGTATCATTGTCCTTCTATTGTCTAGTTGGAGCGGCCTGTGCAATCTTTGCCAAAGCCTTGTCGATTCTTTAATTTTTGGGCTAAGCATGATAGGTTTTTACAGCTTGTTGCTGAATCTTGGCAACTTATTGTGGTAGGTGATCCTATGTTAAAGTTATTTACCAAGCTTAAGAGACTTAAGTCTACTTAAAGATGCTCAACACTGAGGCTTTTGGTAATATTTATGCTCGAGTTAAGGCTAAGGCTAAGGAGCTGGAGAGCTTGCAGCTTGCTTTGTTGCGGGATTATCTAGTTAGAAATGGCCATATTGATCAGACGAGAGCTGATATTTTGGTTTTGCAAGAGGCCGAagcatatttttatcaaaaaaagcTTGGGTGCAGTGGATTAGGGAGGGGGATCAGAGCACTAAATTTTTTCATAGTACTGTTGCAGTTAAGAGGAATAAGCACACTGTTACTTCTCTTTTTGATGCAGCTGGTAATCGATTGGAATCTTTTGATCAAATTTTTCAGAGATTTTGGGGTTTTATCAAAATCTTCTTGATGCAGTTGATTTCAATTTTGTTGAGTTCCTAAATTATTTGCTTCAAGAGTTACTGCCTAAACTGCCTAACGATGCTCATCATGTGTTGACTAGCCCTATTACTAATGAAAAGATAAAGGCAACTATTTTTGGGCAAGGGAATGAGAAAGCCCCTATTTCTGATAGTTTTACAACTTTCTTCTTCAAATCTGCATGAGCTATAGTGAGGCCTGATTTTCTCGAGGCTGTTCAGTATTTATTTGCATCTTCCACTCTCTTGACTGTCTTTAATGCTActtcaatttctttggttctcaaGTGTGATAATCTTAGCTATGTAAAGgatttttggcctatttcttgttgCAGTTCAATTTATAAGTGCATAACCAAGGTTTTGGTTAATAGAATAACTCTTTTTCTGCCTACTTTGATTTCTAATAGTCAGGGTGTCTTTGTTAGAAGGCGTAGTATCACTGATAATGCCATGTTGGCTTATAAGCTAATGCGAGGGTATGGTAGAAGACATATTTCTCCTAGATGTGCCTTGAAAGTTGATCTTCAAAAGGCGTTTGATTCTTTGCACTGGGGCTTTTTGCTTTCAGTACTTAGAGCTCAatggttctgtaacacccctcacccatattcgaCGTTGggatagggctcgaggcattaccgggatttcacgttcataaacatattaaatcaagtcactaagttgcgctctaatttaaaacttttcaaatatgtatatcatTTCCCTTAAACAGGCTTTCGAGACCTAAGACATGCCTAGAGGCGGTGCGGGACAAAACCGAGAAcatttgataaactttgggcaccttggaaaatttcttttaacttgaagtgtcacacgcccgtgtgacttgggacacgcccgtgcaatcaccccgtgtccaagacttgagcattctattaaattcacacggccaagacacatgcctgtgtgtctagcccgtgttcatttaacagacttaccattttagatgcaggggacacatgaccatgccACACACCCACGGGTAtgatccgtgtgtcacacacggtccaggcacacacccgtgtacccAACCGTGTAGACCCTAtcaggctattttccaagcctatggtcaccccctttttaacacttatacttattgaataataaaaacaaagtaaaacataattatgctctcataaatgatctttgcaaaaactcattgcatggaaacctcatatcattggtttcgtacatgctaggttatttcccatcttgtatttatgtgttgtcataccactttaatacattcaagattggctcgttcttatgactcattgccaattggagtTCAACCATCACACATGATTACAaacttgcatggaaattttgtaggtcatagcctacttcaaaacaagTCGATCTTtatggccataaacaaaaagatagatttatctttacaagccttcatttggtaaatcaaatgacacatataacaaaatactcaaaagacctatacatgccattgaacaatttagaaatgtctttataccaaagctggtcTATTTGATAGTATGCTGACTCTTCAACAGTCTTCTAATCTTTACAAGTCCTCGAGCTTTGTGAGAGACAGGGAaaaaagaggggtaagcattttcatgcttagtaagctcgaataaccagaaagtaaacttaccaagtaattagcatgcaatcaaattgggtaataaattcaatgagcataggatggcttccct includes these proteins:
- the LOC121208253 gene encoding ATP-dependent RNA helicase DEAH11, chloroplastic; the encoded protein is MKNFSSSSNHRHPPPPGGHKPYPHRQHQQSSYQNNFRCVPNFQTVNKKYYRRRFPPPASTTDGSVNSNALHCPNFIIQLVHDFSSSPSKPDDLQTLISQLDPSPQNSHIYTTGKIAATLIFQEWSKTLSSIIHLWRSRLDGSIHYTPKLISNVIVPSDTVELNQNLKTLFSSHITGLMEGALVRKWQEKINEKSDEIADLVGQMGKRKYSLGMFYELDDKKKALKAERSTISKRLKEFKGGMSSLLRCLETWEIGNEEGDEGVKVYRVEGELDWKLIHQLILRECRRLEVGLPIYAYRQEILTRIHGQQVMVLIGETGSGKSTQLVQFLSDSGIAANESIVCTQPRKIAAISLAKRVREESTGCYSDNSVICYPTFSSSQQFDSKVIYMTDHCLLQHYMKDKNLSGISCIIIDEAHERSLNTDLLLALVKDLLGRRFDLRLVIMSATANANQLSDYFFGCGIFHLEGRNFPVDIKYVPCATEGTSGSGMVATYVSDVLRMAAEIHKTEKEGNILAFLTSQMEVEWACDHFEAPNAIVLPLHGKLSFEEQCHVFQNYPGKRKIVFATNIAETSLTIPGVKYVIDSGMVKESKFEPGTGMNVLEVCWISQSSANQRAGRAGRTEPGRCYRLYTENDFELMTSNQEPEIRRVHLGIAVLRILALGIKNIQTFDFVDAPSSKAIDSATRNLIQLGAIVEKNGVFELTDEGRYLVKLGIEPRLGKLIISCFHCGLRREGLVLAAVMANASSIFCRVGNDDDKVKADCLKVQFCHQNGDLFTLLSVYKEWEALPSDRKNKWCWENSINAKSMRRCQDTVTELEICLKKELAVIIPSYLIWDPHKSTERDKTLKAIILSSLAENVAMYCGHDQLGYEVALTGQYVQLHPSCSLLIFGQKPSWVVFSELLSVTKQYLVCVTTFDYESLATLDPPPLFDASQMESRKLQVKALTGFGNTLLKKFCGKSNHNIRSLSSRIKTICKDERIGVEVNVDQNEILLFASSVDMQKVLDFVTDVLECEKKWLHNECMEKPLFHGRSASPSMALFGAGAEIKHLEVDKRYLAVDVFHSNLNAIDDKELLMFFEKHSNGGICSVHKSQANGQEIDDKEKWGKIIFLTPDAARKASELDGVDFSGSALKVLPSQTSFGGDHKMFSFPPVKAKLSWPRRLSKGIGIVKCDRLDVQNILYDFSSRLVIAGKYVNCEVSRKCDDSVLIYGIDKELSEAEVRDILHSATEREIHDFFLVRGDAVENPTCGACEEALWREISPFMPKGNPYTNCCWVQVFEPEPKETFMKALITFDGRLHLEAAKALEQLEGKVLPGCLSWQKIRCQQLFHSSISCSSFVYAVIKKQLDSLLASFRHVKGADCFLETNENGSCRVRISANATKTVAELRRPLEELMNGRTVKHASLTPSILQHLISRDGINLMRSLQRETRTYILFNRHSLNIRIFGSRDDAAVAQQKLMQSLLSYHESKQLEVRLRGRGLPPDMMKEVVKKFGPDLHGLKEKIPGAEFTLNTRHHIISICGNKEMKQKVEEIVLQIAEAGRDLAVRSDSEVSCPICLCEVEDGYRLEGCSHFFCRSCLLKQCESAIKNLDSFPLCCAQQGCKAPILLTDLKSLLSTEKLEELFRASLGAFVVSSGGAYRFCPSPDCPSVYRVAGPETFGEPFVCGACYAETCTRCHLEYHPYLSCEKYREFKEDPDLSLKEWCKGKEQVKTCPVCGYTIEKIDGCNHVECKCGRHVCWVCLEFFSSSDDCYGHLRAVHMAII